A segment of the Leptolyngbya sp. NIES-3755 genome:
AAAGGTAATGCGACAGTTGAAACTCTAATTCAGTTCGAGCTGCAAAATCGACGTGTCCGCCTTCTGAACCATACACTTGATATTCTTTGCCATCGTGAATCAAATAGCCTTGCCCTAAACCCGTTCCCGCTCCAATCACTGCGATCGGGGCATTTGGTTCTCGCTTCCCTGCTTGCAATGTGTGGAGGTCTGAATTTTCTAACGCCAAGATGCCATACCCGATCGCTTCAAAGTCGTTAATCAGCGACACTTGCGAAATCGATAACTGCTCTGATAGACGATCGGCTTCCAATGTCCAAGCAATATTCGTCACTTTACTCGTATTGTTGACCACTGGACCTGCAATCCCAAAACACGCCTTCACAGGTTGAAACGTTTTCCCGGTTTCTGTTTGAGCTTCTGTGAGAAACGTCTTCACCATCGGCACAAGATCGGGAAATTCATGACTCGAATAGCGCTTTTCAAATAGACTATTCCGCGCTGTTTCCGCGTGATCTGCCTCCGCTTCCACCAATCGTAAAATCGTTTTTGTGCCGCCAATATCTCCAGCCAGCAATAGCGTCATGCGTTTATCCTCCGAACTCTAAGCTAATCTACTCGGCATCCCAATACAATTGCAATTGGAGCATAGATAGATAAAACCGATGGCTATTTCTTCGATCGCAGATCTCAGACAGGATTACACCAAAGAAACCTTAAATGAAACGGATATCGATCCCAATCCGTTTGTGCAATTTCGCCGCTGGTTTGATCAAGCCGTGAATGCAGAATTGCCCGAACCGAATGCAATGACACTGGCAACGGCTTCCAAAGATGGGATTCCTGCGGCTCGAATTGTTCTACTTAAAGCTTTAGACGATCGCGGTTTTACGTTCTTTACCAATTACAACAGCGCCAAAGGCAAAGAACTCGAAGCCAATCCCCAAGCTGCTTTGGTATTCCTCTGGACAGAACTCGAACGCCAAGTCCGAATCGTGGGCAGTGTGGAAAAAATTACTTCTGAGGAATCGGATGGTTACTTTTTCAGTCGTCCTCACAATAGTCGCTTGGGGGCTTGGGCATCGGAGCAAAGTGAAGTGATTCCGAACCGGGATGTTTTAGAAGAGAAATTGGCGGCACTCAAGAGCGAATATGAAAATCGAGAAGTTCCCCGCCCGCCACATTGGGGAGGATTTCGAGTGATTCCGCGTGAGATCGAATTTTGGCAAGGTCGATCGAGTCGATTACACGATCGATTACGCTATCGGCATCAGAATGGAGCTTGGGTCATCGATCGACTTTCACCCTAGGAGGTTAAACCAATGGAACTGACACTTCCCCTTAGAATGAATCTGACGCACGTTCATCTCACCGATGAGCAGTTTCATCATCTGTGCATTGATAATCCCGACCTTGTTCTCGAACGTAACGCAAAAGGAGTCTTAATTACTGTTAGACGAGCCTTAGAAAAGGATGGTTGGGCAATTACTCAAAGAATGCAAGTCAAATTGCTGATTTATGATGAGAAACAAGAGGTGATTCAGCGATGGATAAGTTGACTCAATATCAGGAGATTATTCAATCATTGCTTAGCGAATATAGCGATCGACGATCGAATCACGAAGTTGATTCACAGTGTATTTTCGATCTCCAACGTAATCATTTTCAAGTTGTGAATGTTGGCTGGTCAGATCGGGGGCGAATTTATGGCTGTGTGCTGCATCTTGATATTCAAAACGATAAGATTTGGCTGCAATATAACGGCACAGAAATTGATATTGCTCAAGAATTAGTCGATCGAGGTGTCCCAAAATCTGATATTGTTCTCGGCTTTCAAGCGCCTCACCGCAGACCGTTGACCGATTATGCGGTGGGCTAAATTTGCTTCACCGGATTGATTTTTTAATTCACGATTCGTTATCTTTGAGGGCAGCGTTTGTCCTGGATTTGTAAAGATGTCGATCGACCTTCTCGTTTTCAGTCTGACGATTGATCCCACTGCGATCGCGGGTGCGTGTCTCTGGGCATTGGCACTCTATTTAGGATTGTCACCAATCAGCGATTGGATTATGAAACAACTGAATCGCTGGTTTAATTTTGCAGAGCGATCGCTGTATTCGTCGATCGAAGAGTTTGAACGAACTCGATCGGCTCGTGAATCTCAAAATGCTTTCTACGCTTCAATTCTCAGCATCTTTCCATTCTTAGGAATCGGGGCATTGTGCAATCTTGGAGTGGAATTTGGTTTGGGAAAAAGTTGGGCGATCAGTATGGGAGTGCTGGCTTGTATTGGATGCGGCGTGTACGAATTGGGTCGCCGCGACGGACAGAAATCTTAATTTAATTGGTCAAGGCGACGCGGGTTCGGGATAATGTTCTCTGGAGAGTACCGCCCCCCCTTGATCTATGAAGTTCCGCTCATTTCTTAATATTGTTGCTGCGATCGCAGTTGTTCTCATCGTTTTAGCCACGATCGGCTTTAGTTGGATTTTTGGTCAAAGTCCACTGGGGTTACTGAAAGGTAGTCCAAAAGAGACACCGACTGCGGCAATGTTTGTTCCCAAGCAAGCTCCAGTGATGGCTTCGTTGTTGGTGAATCCCGATCGATTGGAAAGCTTGCGACAAGTGGTGGCAAAACCAGGAGATCGAGCCGCAACTCGTCAAGAATTTGAGCAGTTTACTCAAGGCGTTTTAGGGAATTCGGAACTCGATTATCGTCGCGATGTTCAACCGTGGTTAGGGGATGAAATTACCGCAGCGGTGACGACATTGGATATCGATCGAGATGACACAAACGGGAAAGAAGCGGGTTATTTACTGGCATTAGCCACGAAAGACACAGAGCGATCGAGAGAATTTCTCCAACTGTTTTGGCAAAAACGTGCCATTGCGGGAACCAATTTAGTTTTCGAGGATTACAAAGGCACGAAGATTATTTACGGCAAAGTAGAGTCTGATTCTCTGCCGATTACCGTTGCGAGTGCGGTCGTCGGTCGTCAGTACGTACTGTTTGCCAATAGCCCAAAAGTGCTGCGAAATGCGGTTAACAATGTGCAAGCGGCAGAATTGAATTTAGAGAATTCCAAGGATTATCAACAAGCGATCGCAGCACTCGATCGTGGTCGAATTGGTGTAGTTTTTGCCAACCTCCCAGAGTTAGCGGCATTGAATGGCAAAGAAATTACAGATACCGCTTCAAGTGCAGCCATTTCGCTGGGTTTGGATCGTAAAGGCTTGATTGCAGAAACCGCCATTATTCGAGGGGGAACAGAAACGAACTTATCGAAGCAATCTTTAGAGGCGTTGAAATATATTCCTGCGATCGCGCCAATCTCAGCTTCTGGCGTGAATTTGAATCAATTGTGGTCAGGTTTATCCAGCGATGGGACAGTCTCGAAATGGGTGAATTCTCCAATTGAATCGCTTGGAAAGCGTTGGCAAATTGACTTACCACAGGACATTTTTAACTGGGTGAAAGGCGAGTATGCACTGGCGATGATTCCAAAAGGCGAAACACTCGATTGGGTGTTTGTTGCAGATAAGACCGCAGATCCGGGAGCAGAAAGCGCGATCGCTCGTTTAGATGAACTCGGAAAAGCTCAAGGCATCACCGCTGGAACCGTTCAAATTGCAGATCAGCCTGTTTCAGTTTGGACAAGATTGGATTCAGCGACATCAGACAAGAAAATCGATGCGGAAGTCGTTGGAGTGCATACTGCGATCGGGAAATACGAAGTATTCACAACCTCAATGGATGCGATGAATGCGGTTTTGAATGCGAAGAAGAATGTTTTGGCAAATAGTAAAACGTTTGAGACTGCGATCGCAGGATTACAAAAAGAGAACGCTGGATATTTCTATCTCGATTGGGACACTGCACAACCGATTCTAGAGAAACAATTACCGATTCTGAAAGTTGCTGAACTTGCAGGAGAACCGATTTTTGAACACTTAAAATCATTAACGGTGAGCAATTACGGTAATCGTTCTGGAGTTCAACGCGGCGGCATCTTTGTGCGATTCATGTAACTACCTGCAATCGTTCTTGACGATTCCTCGTTTTGAAGTTGTTCGAGAGGTTGTCGATACCTTAATTCCTGCGATTAATTGTGTTAGGAAAGCGACTTATTCCGCATCAATTCCTTCCCACATTTGATCAAGTGGAATTCTTTGCCCTGAAGTGGCTTGCTGCAAGGCTCTACGTAGACTGGCTTTGATCTCTTTGACGGGTGTATCGTCAGGGTCTTGCTCTGGTGTTTCTGCCTGATCTGGGTACAAAATAATGATTCGCACCTCGCCAGGAGCAGCGGTCGGTAATGGCTCATTCAGAGAGAGATTTCCCTGTTCATCGACCATGCCTGTTACTTCGACTGCTCTCATTTGGCTTTCCTCTCGGTTGATTGTTTCAGGATAACGAATTGTGTTCTGAGTCCCACAAAGTTACGTTCATCAGTTTCTAAATTAATCGGTCTGATAAAACTCTTTCAGAATATCTCGCACTTCTTGTACGGTAATATCTTCGCGATCGGACTTTGCATAAATGGTGAGTAGTAGAATCGACGAGGATGATTCGATTTGATAGATCAGGTGATAGCCGCCGCTTTTGCCCTTCTGAAGATTTCGGTTTTTGACTCTTGCTTTGAGGACAATATACCCTTTGCCGATTCCAGTTAATCGATCGCCAATAAAGTCACCTGCTTGCAGCGATCCCAACACTTCTTGCAAATCAGAGCGAATACTCCGATAACGCTTTGCGAGTTCTTTCAGATTTTGCTTACATTCAGGAGTTAAATCTATCTGAATCTGCGATTGAGCCTCTTGCTCATCTGAAGATTCTTCTAACGGTTTATCGGGGACTTCATCTGACGTTCTGTCACTCTTCTATCTCAACGATTTGATGGACAGTTTGATCGTTGGGATGGTGTTTATCATACTTGGAATTGTGAATTGGAGAAGAACTGCGATCGCTCTCTACG
Coding sequences within it:
- a CDS encoding glucokinase (similar to AA sequence:cyanobase_aa:LBDG_21060), with the protein product MTLLLAGDIGGTKTILRLVEAEADHAETARNSLFEKRYSSHEFPDLVPMVKTFLTEAQTETGKTFQPVKACFGIAGPVVNNTSKVTNIAWTLEADRLSEQLSISQVSLINDFEAIGYGILALENSDLHTLQAGKREPNAPIAVIGAGTGLGQGYLIHDGKEYQVYGSEGGHVDFAARTELEFQLSHYLLEKLNIERISAERVVSGQGIVAIYQFLRDRNFAPESPEIAQIIGVWESEMGKSEKTADPAAVISQAALENRDRLSQKTMQLFVEAYGTEAGNLALKLLPYGGLYIAGGIAAKILPLMEEGSFLRAFALKGRMRSLMERVPVQIVLNPQVGLIGAALRASRL
- a CDS encoding pyridoxamine 5-phosphate oxidase (similar to AA sequence:cyanobase_aa:LBDG_21070), producing the protein MAISSIADLRQDYTKETLNETDIDPNPFVQFRRWFDQAVNAELPEPNAMTLATASKDGIPAARIVLLKALDDRGFTFFTNYNSAKGKELEANPQAALVFLWTELERQVRIVGSVEKITSEESDGYFFSRPHNSRLGAWASEQSEVIPNRDVLEEKLAALKSEYENREVPRPPHWGGFRVIPREIEFWQGRSSRLHDRLRYRHQNGAWVIDRLSP
- a CDS encoding hypothetical protein (similar to AA sequence:cyanobase_aa:LBDG_54060) → MELTLPLRMNLTHVHLTDEQFHHLCIDNPDLVLERNAKGVLITVRRALEKDGWAITQRMQVKLLIYDEKQEVIQRWIS
- a CDS encoding fdxN element excision controlling factor protein (similar to AA sequence:cyanobase_aa:LBDG_17640) yields the protein MDKLTQYQEIIQSLLSEYSDRRSNHEVDSQCIFDLQRNHFQVVNVGWSDRGRIYGCVLHLDIQNDKIWLQYNGTEIDIAQELVDRGVPKSDIVLGFQAPHRRPLTDYAVG
- a CDS encoding hypothetical protein (similar to AA sequence:cyanobase_aa:LBDG_21120) — its product is MSIDLLVFSLTIDPTAIAGACLWALALYLGLSPISDWIMKQLNRWFNFAERSLYSSIEEFERTRSARESQNAFYASILSIFPFLGIGALCNLGVEFGLGKSWAISMGVLACIGCGVYELGRRDGQKS
- a CDS encoding hypothetical protein (hypothetical protein PCC7424_1390;~similar to AA sequence:cyanobase_aa:LBDG_47850); translated protein: MKFRSFLNIVAAIAVVLIVLATIGFSWIFGQSPLGLLKGSPKETPTAAMFVPKQAPVMASLLVNPDRLESLRQVVAKPGDRAATRQEFEQFTQGVLGNSELDYRRDVQPWLGDEITAAVTTLDIDRDDTNGKEAGYLLALATKDTERSREFLQLFWQKRAIAGTNLVFEDYKGTKIIYGKVESDSLPITVASAVVGRQYVLFANSPKVLRNAVNNVQAAELNLENSKDYQQAIAALDRGRIGVVFANLPELAALNGKEITDTASSAAISLGLDRKGLIAETAIIRGGTETNLSKQSLEALKYIPAIAPISASGVNLNQLWSGLSSDGTVSKWVNSPIESLGKRWQIDLPQDIFNWVKGEYALAMIPKGETLDWVFVADKTADPGAESAIARLDELGKAQGITAGTVQIADQPVSVWTRLDSATSDKKIDAEVVGVHTAIGKYEVFTTSMDAMNAVLNAKKNVLANSKTFETAIAGLQKENAGYFYLDWDTAQPILEKQLPILKVAELAGEPIFEHLKSLTVSNYGNRSGVQRGGIFVRFM
- a CDS encoding hypothetical protein (similar to AA sequence:cyanobase_aa:Ava_2120), whose protein sequence is MRAVEVTGMVDEQGNLSLNEPLPTAAPGEVRIIILYPDQAETPEQDPDDTPVKEIKASLRRALQQATSGQRIPLDQMWEGIDAE
- a CDS encoding hypothetical protein (similar to AA sequence:cyanobase_aa:all4407), with product MLGSLQAGDFIGDRLTGIGKGYIVLKARVKNRNLQKGKSGGYHLIYQIESSSSILLLTIYAKSDREDITVQEVRDILKEFYQTD